A genomic region of Rhizobium sp. ARZ01 contains the following coding sequences:
- a CDS encoding SH3 domain-containing protein, translating to MRRILAYVTIASFFSTSALADPAILTANVNFREGPGTGFDAMRVIPQGDEVDIKECDATAAWCAVRHSGTNGFVAGKYLNQSDSNAPAWPRVFDTDAGATITLYQPQITEWKDFSQLDALVATELKTSASAKPVYGVIGLSAKTVADDENDNVTLTDIKATRLDFSGLERKELSDLALDIGKIIPTDPIVVSEQRLAASLAEYKRLADVPGIKADPPPIFFSEMPSILLQTDGKAVSAPVKDAQGLTFIVNTNWDLLKVDGSSSYYLRDEKNWLTSNKLESDWVEADAVPNALSKLPESDTWKEAKAALPPTPFKENETPKVFYSDKPAELLLFDGKPVLEPIASTTLDWASNTESAVFHDRANRKWYVLLSGRWFSSTSLEGPWSFATPDLPDDFLNLPDDAPYSAVRASIPGTSESAMARLKASIPKLARVSTDGSVKVDVRYNGEPKFEPIEGTSLFYAVNASEQVIKVAEKYFVLKDGIWFVGDTAMGPFAVARAVAEEIYSIPPSSPVYNATYVRVYDSEADAVWYGYTLGYLYTYLAWDTLVWGSGWYYPPYWDYYDDDWPYYPPPISYGFGASYNPAYGTYGRYGYAYGPERGLVFGAAYNPETGTRFRGGAVAGPNGERGFISAYNPRTGNAIVARGGQNVYGSWGSVSVKHGGEFARISGGSTGNAGRLRWRNTEGNKGFIVGSKGGDIYAGRDGNVYRRQDGQWQTHSPDGWQPVQRPDSESLRNAGRRAASERPQATQRIQNRAETQPATRRNQQVRQRAPDHLSIDRTGRQLGNQNELSRSYGTRYPGSSGSFQNFDRGGYRGGGFQGGSRGGFSGGGSRGGGAIIRGGGGGRGGGGRGR from the coding sequence ATGCGTAGAATTCTCGCCTATGTAACAATTGCCTCTTTCTTCTCGACCTCGGCCCTCGCAGATCCCGCAATCTTGACAGCCAACGTTAACTTCAGGGAAGGTCCAGGCACTGGATTTGATGCAATGCGTGTCATTCCACAGGGCGACGAAGTCGATATCAAGGAGTGTGATGCAACAGCGGCCTGGTGCGCAGTCAGGCACTCCGGGACTAATGGTTTCGTCGCGGGAAAATATCTCAACCAGTCGGACTCCAACGCACCAGCCTGGCCGAGGGTTTTCGATACGGACGCGGGCGCAACGATAACGCTTTACCAGCCGCAGATCACAGAATGGAAGGATTTCAGCCAGCTCGACGCTCTCGTCGCTACCGAACTGAAGACCTCGGCCAGCGCAAAGCCAGTTTATGGCGTCATCGGACTGTCGGCCAAGACCGTGGCTGACGATGAAAACGACAATGTGACTCTGACGGATATAAAAGCTACGCGACTGGATTTTTCCGGGCTGGAGCGCAAGGAGCTTTCTGACCTCGCCCTCGATATCGGCAAAATCATCCCAACGGATCCGATCGTTGTCTCCGAGCAGCGCCTGGCGGCAAGCCTTGCGGAATATAAGCGACTTGCAGATGTCCCAGGTATTAAGGCAGACCCGCCGCCAATCTTCTTCAGTGAAATGCCGTCGATCTTGTTACAGACGGATGGCAAGGCTGTTTCAGCCCCCGTCAAGGATGCCCAGGGCCTCACCTTCATAGTGAATACAAACTGGGACCTCCTGAAGGTAGACGGGTCGAGCAGCTACTACCTTCGAGATGAAAAGAACTGGCTCACGTCCAACAAGCTGGAGTCGGATTGGGTCGAGGCAGACGCCGTTCCAAATGCGCTCTCCAAGCTGCCGGAAAGTGACACCTGGAAAGAGGCAAAGGCTGCACTGCCGCCCACTCCGTTCAAGGAGAACGAAACGCCAAAGGTTTTTTACTCCGACAAGCCAGCGGAGCTTTTGCTGTTTGACGGAAAACCCGTCCTCGAGCCAATCGCTAGTACGACGCTTGATTGGGCGTCCAATACCGAGAGCGCCGTCTTTCACGACCGGGCAAATCGCAAATGGTACGTCCTTCTCTCTGGAAGATGGTTCTCGTCCACCTCTCTCGAAGGACCGTGGAGCTTTGCCACCCCCGATTTGCCTGATGACTTCCTGAACCTACCCGACGACGCTCCATATTCCGCGGTGCGGGCCTCGATTCCCGGCACATCCGAGAGCGCGATGGCGCGGCTGAAAGCCAGTATTCCGAAACTGGCCCGCGTGTCGACCGACGGGTCCGTCAAGGTGGACGTGAGATACAACGGAGAGCCCAAATTCGAACCGATCGAAGGCACATCGCTGTTTTATGCCGTCAACGCCAGCGAACAGGTGATCAAGGTCGCTGAAAAATACTTCGTCCTCAAAGACGGCATCTGGTTCGTCGGTGATACGGCGATGGGGCCGTTCGCTGTTGCGCGCGCCGTTGCCGAGGAAATCTACTCGATTCCACCATCATCGCCCGTCTACAACGCCACTTACGTCCGCGTCTACGACAGCGAAGCTGATGCGGTCTGGTACGGATATACCCTCGGATATCTCTACACGTATCTGGCATGGGACACACTCGTTTGGGGTTCAGGTTGGTACTACCCGCCATACTGGGATTACTACGACGATGATTGGCCCTATTATCCACCGCCAATCAGCTATGGATTTGGTGCTTCGTATAATCCCGCCTACGGGACCTACGGGCGCTATGGGTATGCTTATGGACCGGAGAGAGGCTTGGTGTTCGGCGCTGCCTACAATCCTGAAACGGGAACACGGTTCCGAGGTGGCGCTGTGGCCGGGCCAAACGGTGAGAGAGGCTTCATCTCCGCCTACAATCCACGCACTGGCAATGCAATAGTGGCCCGTGGCGGGCAGAACGTCTACGGATCCTGGGGCAGCGTTTCGGTCAAGCACGGCGGAGAATTCGCGCGCATCAGCGGAGGTTCAACAGGGAATGCTGGCCGCCTGCGCTGGCGCAATACGGAAGGCAATAAAGGCTTTATCGTGGGCAGCAAGGGTGGTGATATCTATGCGGGCCGCGATGGCAACGTCTATCGCCGTCAGGACGGGCAGTGGCAGACGCACTCGCCGGATGGTTGGCAACCCGTTCAGCGTCCTGACAGCGAAAGCCTCAGAAATGCAGGCCGTCGCGCAGCGTCCGAAAGACCTCAAGCCACACAGCGTATTCAGAACCGGGCCGAGACACAGCCAGCCACGCGTCGCAATCAGCAGGTTCGTCAGCGAGCCCCGGATCATCTTTCCATCGACCGCACTGGACGTCAGTTGGGCAACCAGAATGAATTGAGCCGCAGCTATGGCACGCGTTACCCTGGCTCTAGCGGCAGCTTTCAAAACTTCGACCGAGGTGGCTATCGTGGCGGCGGTTTCCAAGGAGGTAGCCGAGGTGGCTTCTCAGGGGGCGGCAGTCGCGGCGGCGGAGCCATCATACGTGGCGGTGGGGGCGGCCGAGGTGGCGGTGGCCGTGGGCGGTGA
- a CDS encoding DNA-binding transcriptional regulator, producing the protein MATKRKFKSDAFEAIHSAVEDMYAAGTIDKETMKTFDETCLSIPQVLTPSEIKALRENNHVSQPVFARYLNTSESTVQKWETGAKRPSGPALKLLSIVRKHGLEMLS; encoded by the coding sequence ATGGCGACTAAGCGCAAGTTCAAGAGCGATGCCTTCGAGGCGATCCATAGCGCCGTCGAAGATATGTATGCGGCGGGCACCATCGACAAGGAAACCATGAAGACCTTCGATGAGACTTGCCTGTCCATTCCGCAGGTGCTGACGCCAAGCGAGATCAAGGCGCTGCGCGAGAACAACCATGTCAGCCAGCCAGTCTTCGCGCGCTACTTAAACACCAGTGAATCGACAGTACAAAAGTGGGAAACCGGCGCGAAGCGGCCGAGCGGTCCCGCATTGAAGCTGCTCTCGATCGTCCGGAAACACGGTCTCGAGATGCTGTCTTAG
- a CDS encoding type II toxin-antitoxin system RelE/ParE family toxin, protein MSERIFKTAWFSKAAKKARISDKGLCKAIEQVARGQADDLGGGVFKKRLNDNMHRSIVLAKAGEYWVFAYLFAKKDRANIDDDELLAFRKLAELYRRKTEAELDAEIGTGALLEICNGD, encoded by the coding sequence ATGTCAGAACGGATTTTTAAAACCGCGTGGTTTTCCAAAGCAGCGAAGAAAGCGCGGATCTCCGATAAGGGTCTTTGCAAGGCGATTGAGCAAGTCGCACGCGGACAGGCTGATGATCTCGGTGGTGGCGTGTTCAAGAAGCGGCTCAACGATAACATGCATCGTTCGATCGTTCTGGCGAAAGCCGGTGAGTACTGGGTATTCGCCTATCTGTTCGCGAAGAAGGACCGCGCAAACATCGATGACGACGAGCTGCTGGCTTTCCGAAAGCTCGCCGAACTCTATCGGCGCAAGACAGAGGCCGAACTCGATGCCGAAATCGGGACCGGTGCCCTATTGGAGATTTGCAATGGCGACTAA
- a CDS encoding HNH endonuclease — translation MGFGVFIHRSDSIYDDSPAEQYQFPSQYLGRVRACLGDWIIYYEPRKVAATRGYFAVAKVAEVIPDPKAPGMYLALIEPGSYLDFINAVPFSGTEGVVERGVLNKEGRISGRAQSAVRPISSADFNRIVGIGLDEHVPELPRTGELDAGFALRGFDESSQAQFLLEQERDRVVQFSSRIVRDRLFRRLVVQAYDKRCAITGLKLINGGGRAEVDAAHIRPVEANGPDILTNGIALSGTAHWMFDRGLISLSDDLDILVSRHANDPDSIEGLINRSGRAIVPMRAFERPHPHFLRWHRGNCFKQ, via the coding sequence ATGGGATTCGGGGTCTTCATTCATCGCTCAGATTCGATCTACGACGACAGCCCAGCGGAACAGTACCAGTTCCCAAGCCAATATCTTGGACGGGTGCGGGCCTGCCTTGGCGACTGGATCATCTACTACGAGCCGCGCAAGGTCGCTGCGACGCGGGGCTACTTTGCTGTTGCCAAGGTGGCCGAGGTCATCCCGGACCCGAAAGCACCGGGTATGTATCTCGCGCTCATCGAACCGGGTAGCTATCTCGACTTCATCAATGCGGTTCCATTCAGCGGAACAGAGGGTGTGGTTGAGCGCGGCGTCCTGAATAAAGAAGGCCGGATATCGGGCAGAGCGCAGTCTGCCGTAAGGCCTATTTCGAGCGCGGACTTCAATCGCATTGTAGGCATTGGTCTCGATGAGCACGTGCCCGAGTTGCCGCGGACCGGGGAGTTGGACGCAGGATTCGCGCTTCGCGGATTTGATGAGAGCAGCCAGGCGCAGTTCTTACTCGAGCAGGAACGCGATCGCGTCGTACAATTCTCGTCACGGATTGTCCGTGATCGGCTGTTTCGCCGTCTCGTCGTTCAGGCCTACGACAAACGCTGTGCAATCACTGGCTTGAAGCTCATCAACGGTGGGGGACGCGCTGAAGTTGATGCGGCGCATATACGGCCCGTCGAGGCGAATGGACCCGATATCCTTACCAATGGCATCGCACTGTCTGGCACTGCGCATTGGATGTTCGACCGCGGCCTGATCAGCCTGTCCGATGATCTCGACATCCTGGTTTCGAGGCATGCCAACGATCCAGACAGCATTGAAGGGCTGATCAACAGGTCTGGTCGAGCGATCGTGCCGATGCGGGCATTCGAGAGGCCGCATCCGCATTTCCTACGGTGGCATCGCGGGAATTGCTTCAAGCAATAG
- a CDS encoding GSU2403 family nucleotidyltransferase fold protein, whose amino-acid sequence MRRIDMMYQTMLAEIGQRALDDAWNLDFPPTGRFVRVRVKDRDYWYFDQPDGDGGQARKYVGPADDPEIAKRVEDFSRTKTDYRTRRRLVSSLTRDGGLQPTDRASGEIVEALAAAGLFRLRAVLVGTLAFGTYSGVLGVRLPSTAMMTGDADFAQDYAISAGVMDSLPPILDLLQTMDPTFRAVPNLAGADTTAFVNKEGYRVEFLTTNRGKDEYLDKPADMPALGGASAQPLRFMDFLIREPVRTVLLYGAGVSVLVPDPARYAIHKLIVASRRHADSVLKRDKDIMQAGILTEAMLETRQSADLASAYIEAWERGPAWQEAIRAGAAMLPGERKDNLRECLYTGSRGIGEKAVLPF is encoded by the coding sequence ATGAGACGCATCGACATGATGTATCAGACCATGCTTGCCGAGATCGGGCAGCGTGCGCTCGATGACGCATGGAACCTCGACTTCCCTCCGACCGGGCGCTTCGTGAGAGTGCGCGTGAAAGACCGGGACTATTGGTATTTCGACCAGCCCGATGGCGACGGCGGCCAAGCCCGGAAATATGTCGGTCCTGCCGACGATCCGGAGATCGCCAAACGGGTCGAGGATTTCTCCCGCACCAAGACCGACTACAGGACACGCCGACGTCTGGTCTCGAGCCTGACGCGCGATGGCGGCCTGCAGCCTACCGACCGCGCCTCAGGTGAGATTGTCGAAGCCTTGGCAGCCGCTGGCCTCTTCCGATTGAGAGCGGTTCTGGTGGGCACCCTCGCCTTCGGAACTTATTCAGGCGTCTTGGGTGTCCGTCTTCCTTCTACTGCCATGATGACCGGAGATGCGGATTTCGCGCAGGACTACGCGATCTCTGCCGGGGTCATGGACAGTCTGCCGCCGATCCTCGACCTCTTGCAGACCATGGATCCGACGTTCCGTGCCGTCCCTAACCTCGCCGGGGCCGACACGACGGCGTTCGTGAACAAGGAAGGCTATCGGGTCGAGTTTCTGACGACGAACCGCGGTAAGGACGAGTACCTGGACAAACCCGCGGACATGCCCGCCCTTGGCGGAGCAAGCGCCCAGCCGCTCCGCTTCATGGATTTCCTGATCCGTGAACCTGTCCGTACGGTGCTCCTCTACGGAGCCGGTGTCTCAGTACTTGTCCCCGACCCTGCCCGCTATGCCATCCACAAATTGATCGTTGCCTCGAGACGTCATGCGGACAGCGTGCTCAAACGCGACAAGGACATCATGCAGGCCGGGATCCTGACCGAAGCTATGCTCGAGACACGCCAATCGGCCGACCTCGCCTCCGCTTACATCGAAGCGTGGGAGCGCGGCCCAGCGTGGCAGGAAGCCATCAGGGCTGGAGCAGCGATGCTACCGGGCGAGCGTAAGGACAATCTCAGGGAATGTCTCTATACCGGGAGTCGGGGCATCGGAGAAAAGGCCGTCTTGCCGTTCTGA